A window of Castanea sativa cultivar Marrone di Chiusa Pesio chromosome 1, ASM4071231v1 contains these coding sequences:
- the LOC142609176 gene encoding zinc finger protein CONSTANS-LIKE 14-like, whose translation MMSKRAKSYNSDITEMMFRCDFCNSKAAVLYCRADSAKPCLFCDQQVHSANALSLKHVRSPICDSCRIKPVSVWCSMDNLMLCQHCDLDSHNNCSVSSLHNRVPVEGFSGHHTAIELASIFGIDLEAYNFVNTNSGSCLHEQNLVNSHEFMVPSDDSSVWKGQGLRCGKCKDEVYEQLGEMGNKDRMRVDEDGEELSPKTPPSEFAHSQQANLESFELKIYDDELLRQQKSLASLLMVPSNVEAKESDYLVAEGGLLWDCNPTYDYDYEASQAWDFQLRESRQCEKHDPQAAKYGENNPEFMIKNYVNIIQESSLTKPKVSQDLYEMNCSTICEDFLSENNHSNPPLSNNKTSKGESIN comes from the exons ATGATGAGCAAGAGAGCCAAGAGTTATAATTCAGATATCACAGAGATGATGTTTCGTTGTGATTTTTGCAACTCAAAAGCGGCAGTGTTGTACTGCAGAGCTGACTCGGCGAAGCCCTGCTTGTTCTGTGATCAACAAGTCCACTCTGCCAATGCTTTGTCTCTCAAACACGTTCGCTCTCCAATTTGCGACAGTTGCAGAATCAAACCTGTCTCAGTTTGGTGCTCCATGGACAACCTCATGCTCTGCCAACACTGTGACTTGGACTCCCACAACAATTGCTCTGTCTCATCCCTCCACAACCGAGTTCCAGTTGAAGGGTTCTCGGGTCATCACACAGCAATTGAGCTGGCCTCTATATTTGGGATTGATCTGGAAGCTTACAATTTCGTGAATACAAATTCTGGGTCTTGTTTACACGAGCAAAATTTGGTGAATTCACATGAATTCATGGTCCCAAGTGATGATTCCTCTGTGTGGAAAGGACAGGGTTTGAGGTGTGGAAAGTGTAAGGACGAGGTGTATGAGCAACTGGGGGAGATGGGAAACAAAGATCGGATGAGAGTGGATGAAGATGGTGAAGAATTAAGCCCCAAGACACCTCCAAGTGAGTTCGCACATTCTCAGCAAGCGAATTTGGAGAGTTTTGAGTTGAAAATTTATGATGATGAATTGTTAAGGCAACAAAAGTCGCTTGCGTCTTTGCTCATGGTTCCATCGAATGTGGAAGCGAAAGAGAGTGATTATCTTGTTGCTGAAGGAGGTCTTTTGTGGGATTGTAATCCCACCTATGACTATGACTATGAGGCCAGCCAG GCGTGGGATTTTCAGTTGAGAGAATCAAGACAGTGTGAAAAGCATGATCCACAAGCAGCAAAATACGGTGAAAACAATCCTGAATTTATGATCAAGAATTATGTCAATATTATCCAAGAATCTTCCTTGACAAAACCAAAGGTATCACAAGACCTATATGAGATGAATTGCTCCACAATATGTGAGGACTTCCTTTCAGAAAAT AATCACTCGAATCCTCCCCTGTCAAACAATAAAACCTCAAAAGGAGAAAGCATCAACTAA